One window of Magallana gigas chromosome 2, xbMagGiga1.1, whole genome shotgun sequence genomic DNA carries:
- the LOC105330607 gene encoding uncharacterized protein isoform X6 — translation MLCCAKFNGCFGSKKGSKKKSNKEDANVGERKHPYEECNPSENDDDKPDPGKECKVVRAPRQYEEIDKDFEQDKANAKESNNSRLSQKQQPGDLNYVDVEFTKPKKKKKSKKDKESSETSDVPQPSVEYSEVIVQNSKPSLKG, via the exons ATGTTGTGCTGTGCAAAATTTAACGGATGTTTTGGTTCGAAAAAAG GTTCAAAGAAAAAGTCCAACAAAGAAGATGCCAATG TTGGAGAGAGGAAGCATCCTTATGAAGAATGTAACCCCAGTGAAAACGATGACGATAAGCCGGACCCAGGGAAAGAGTGCAAAG TCGTCCGGGCGCCGCGCCAGTATGAAGAAATAGACAAGGATTTTGAACAAGATAAAGCCAATGCCAAAGAATCTAACAATTCAAGGTTGTCCCAAAAG CAGCAGCCCGGAGACTTAAACTACGTGGATGTTGAATTCACGAAGccgaaaaagaagaagaaaagcaAGAAAGACAAGGAGAGCAGTGAAACTAGTGATGTTCCACAACCCTCTGTTGAATACAGTGAAGTGATTGTTCAAAACTCCAAACCTTCCTTAAAAGGATGA
- the LOC105330607 gene encoding general transcription factor IIF subunit 1 isoform X4 has translation MTFWAKLKSRVGFGEGSKKKSNKEDANDTQDARWSVGERKHPYEECNPSENDDDKPDPGKECKVVRAPRQYEEIDKDFEQDKANAKESNNSRLSQKPGDLNYVDVEFTKPKKKKKSKKDKESSETSDVPQPSVEYSEVIVQNSKPSLKG, from the exons ATGACATTTTGGGCTAAACTGAAATCGCGTGTAGGATTCGGCGAAG GTTCAAAGAAAAAGTCCAACAAAGAAGATGCCAATG ATACGCAAGACGCCAGGTGGTCGG TTGGAGAGAGGAAGCATCCTTATGAAGAATGTAACCCCAGTGAAAACGATGACGATAAGCCGGACCCAGGGAAAGAGTGCAAAG TCGTCCGGGCGCCGCGCCAGTATGAAGAAATAGACAAGGATTTTGAACAAGATAAAGCCAATGCCAAAGAATCTAACAATTCAAGGTTGTCCCAAAAG CCCGGAGACTTAAACTACGTGGATGTTGAATTCACGAAGccgaaaaagaagaagaaaagcaAGAAAGACAAGGAGAGCAGTGAAACTAGTGATGTTCCACAACCCTCTGTTGAATACAGTGAAGTGATTGTTCAAAACTCCAAACCTTCCTTAAAAGGATGA
- the LOC105330607 gene encoding RNA polymerase-associated protein LEO1 isoform X1, whose translation MTFWAKLKSRVGFGEGSKKKSNKEDANDTQDARWSVGERKHPYEECNPSENDDDKPDPGKECKVVRAPRQYEEIDKDFEQDKANAKESNNSRLSQKQQPGDLNYVDVEFTKPKKKKKSKKDKESSETSDVPQPSVEYSEVIVQNSKPSLKG comes from the exons ATGACATTTTGGGCTAAACTGAAATCGCGTGTAGGATTCGGCGAAG GTTCAAAGAAAAAGTCCAACAAAGAAGATGCCAATG ATACGCAAGACGCCAGGTGGTCGG TTGGAGAGAGGAAGCATCCTTATGAAGAATGTAACCCCAGTGAAAACGATGACGATAAGCCGGACCCAGGGAAAGAGTGCAAAG TCGTCCGGGCGCCGCGCCAGTATGAAGAAATAGACAAGGATTTTGAACAAGATAAAGCCAATGCCAAAGAATCTAACAATTCAAGGTTGTCCCAAAAG CAGCAGCCCGGAGACTTAAACTACGTGGATGTTGAATTCACGAAGccgaaaaagaagaagaaaagcaAGAAAGACAAGGAGAGCAGTGAAACTAGTGATGTTCCACAACCCTCTGTTGAATACAGTGAAGTGATTGTTCAAAACTCCAAACCTTCCTTAAAAGGATGA
- the LOC105330607 gene encoding uncharacterized protein isoform X14 encodes MTFWAKLKSRVGFGEGSKKKSNKEDANDTQDARWSVGERKHPYEECNPSENDDDKPDPGKECKVVRAPRQYEEIDKDFEQDKANAKESNNSSPET; translated from the exons ATGACATTTTGGGCTAAACTGAAATCGCGTGTAGGATTCGGCGAAG GTTCAAAGAAAAAGTCCAACAAAGAAGATGCCAATG ATACGCAAGACGCCAGGTGGTCGG TTGGAGAGAGGAAGCATCCTTATGAAGAATGTAACCCCAGTGAAAACGATGACGATAAGCCGGACCCAGGGAAAGAGTGCAAAG TCGTCCGGGCGCCGCGCCAGTATGAAGAAATAGACAAGGATTTTGAACAAGATAAAGCCAATGCCAAAGAATCTAACAATTCAAG CCCGGAGACTTAA
- the LOC105330607 gene encoding uncharacterized protein isoform X15, with protein MGGSGSKKKSNKEDANDTQDARWSVGERKHPYEECNPSENDDDKPDPGKECKVVRAPRQYEEIDKDFEQDKANAKESNNSSSPET; from the exons ATGGGAGGATCGG GTTCAAAGAAAAAGTCCAACAAAGAAGATGCCAATG ATACGCAAGACGCCAGGTGGTCGG TTGGAGAGAGGAAGCATCCTTATGAAGAATGTAACCCCAGTGAAAACGATGACGATAAGCCGGACCCAGGGAAAGAGTGCAAAG TCGTCCGGGCGCCGCGCCAGTATGAAGAAATAGACAAGGATTTTGAACAAGATAAAGCCAATGCCAAAGAATCTAACAATTCAAG CAGCCCGGAGACTTAA
- the LOC105330607 gene encoding uncharacterized protein isoform X5 has translation MTFWAKLKSRVGFGEGSKKKSNKEDANVGERKHPYEECNPSENDDDKPDPGKECKVVRAPRQYEEIDKDFEQDKANAKESNNSRLSQKQQPGDLNYVDVEFTKPKKKKKSKKDKESSETSDVPQPSVEYSEVIVQNSKPSLKG, from the exons ATGACATTTTGGGCTAAACTGAAATCGCGTGTAGGATTCGGCGAAG GTTCAAAGAAAAAGTCCAACAAAGAAGATGCCAATG TTGGAGAGAGGAAGCATCCTTATGAAGAATGTAACCCCAGTGAAAACGATGACGATAAGCCGGACCCAGGGAAAGAGTGCAAAG TCGTCCGGGCGCCGCGCCAGTATGAAGAAATAGACAAGGATTTTGAACAAGATAAAGCCAATGCCAAAGAATCTAACAATTCAAGGTTGTCCCAAAAG CAGCAGCCCGGAGACTTAAACTACGTGGATGTTGAATTCACGAAGccgaaaaagaagaagaaaagcaAGAAAGACAAGGAGAGCAGTGAAACTAGTGATGTTCCACAACCCTCTGTTGAATACAGTGAAGTGATTGTTCAAAACTCCAAACCTTCCTTAAAAGGATGA
- the LOC105330607 gene encoding uncharacterized protein isoform X10, translating into MGGSGSKKKSNKEDANVGERKHPYEECNPSENDDDKPDPGKECKVVRAPRQYEEIDKDFEQDKANAKESNNSRLSQKPGDLNYVDVEFTKPKKKKKSKKDKESSETSDVPQPSVEYSEVIVQNSKPSLKG; encoded by the exons ATGGGAGGATCGG GTTCAAAGAAAAAGTCCAACAAAGAAGATGCCAATG TTGGAGAGAGGAAGCATCCTTATGAAGAATGTAACCCCAGTGAAAACGATGACGATAAGCCGGACCCAGGGAAAGAGTGCAAAG TCGTCCGGGCGCCGCGCCAGTATGAAGAAATAGACAAGGATTTTGAACAAGATAAAGCCAATGCCAAAGAATCTAACAATTCAAGGTTGTCCCAAAAG CCCGGAGACTTAAACTACGTGGATGTTGAATTCACGAAGccgaaaaagaagaagaaaagcaAGAAAGACAAGGAGAGCAGTGAAACTAGTGATGTTCCACAACCCTCTGTTGAATACAGTGAAGTGATTGTTCAAAACTCCAAACCTTCCTTAAAAGGATGA
- the LOC105330607 gene encoding uncharacterized protein isoform X7, whose amino-acid sequence MTFWAKLKSRVGFGEGSKKKSNKEDANVGERKHPYEECNPSENDDDKPDPGKECKVVRAPRQYEEIDKDFEQDKANAKESNNSRLSQKQPGDLNYVDVEFTKPKKKKKSKKDKESSETSDVPQPSVEYSEVIVQNSKPSLKG is encoded by the exons ATGACATTTTGGGCTAAACTGAAATCGCGTGTAGGATTCGGCGAAG GTTCAAAGAAAAAGTCCAACAAAGAAGATGCCAATG TTGGAGAGAGGAAGCATCCTTATGAAGAATGTAACCCCAGTGAAAACGATGACGATAAGCCGGACCCAGGGAAAGAGTGCAAAG TCGTCCGGGCGCCGCGCCAGTATGAAGAAATAGACAAGGATTTTGAACAAGATAAAGCCAATGCCAAAGAATCTAACAATTCAAGGTTGTCCCAAAAG CAGCCCGGAGACTTAAACTACGTGGATGTTGAATTCACGAAGccgaaaaagaagaagaaaagcaAGAAAGACAAGGAGAGCAGTGAAACTAGTGATGTTCCACAACCCTCTGTTGAATACAGTGAAGTGATTGTTCAAAACTCCAAACCTTCCTTAAAAGGATGA
- the LOC105330607 gene encoding uncharacterized protein isoform X16 → MGGSGSKKKSNKEDANDTQDARWSVGERKHPYEECNPSENDDDKPDPGKECKVVRAPRQYEEIDKDFEQDKANAKESNNSSPET, encoded by the exons ATGGGAGGATCGG GTTCAAAGAAAAAGTCCAACAAAGAAGATGCCAATG ATACGCAAGACGCCAGGTGGTCGG TTGGAGAGAGGAAGCATCCTTATGAAGAATGTAACCCCAGTGAAAACGATGACGATAAGCCGGACCCAGGGAAAGAGTGCAAAG TCGTCCGGGCGCCGCGCCAGTATGAAGAAATAGACAAGGATTTTGAACAAGATAAAGCCAATGCCAAAGAATCTAACAATTCAAG CCCGGAGACTTAA
- the LOC105330607 gene encoding uncharacterized protein isoform X13 codes for MTFWAKLKSRVGFGEGSKKKSNKEDANDTQDARWSVGERKHPYEECNPSENDDDKPDPGKECKVVRAPRQYEEIDKDFEQDKANAKESNNSSSPET; via the exons ATGACATTTTGGGCTAAACTGAAATCGCGTGTAGGATTCGGCGAAG GTTCAAAGAAAAAGTCCAACAAAGAAGATGCCAATG ATACGCAAGACGCCAGGTGGTCGG TTGGAGAGAGGAAGCATCCTTATGAAGAATGTAACCCCAGTGAAAACGATGACGATAAGCCGGACCCAGGGAAAGAGTGCAAAG TCGTCCGGGCGCCGCGCCAGTATGAAGAAATAGACAAGGATTTTGAACAAGATAAAGCCAATGCCAAAGAATCTAACAATTCAAG CAGCCCGGAGACTTAA
- the LOC105330607 gene encoding RNA polymerase-associated protein LEO1 isoform X8 gives MGGSGSKKKSNKEDANDTQDARWSVGERKHPYEECNPSENDDDKPDPGKECKVVRAPRQYEEIDKDFEQDKANAKESNNSRLSQKQQPGDLNYVDVEFTKPKKKKKSKKDKESSETSDVPQPSVEYSEVIVQNSKPSLKG, from the exons ATGGGAGGATCGG GTTCAAAGAAAAAGTCCAACAAAGAAGATGCCAATG ATACGCAAGACGCCAGGTGGTCGG TTGGAGAGAGGAAGCATCCTTATGAAGAATGTAACCCCAGTGAAAACGATGACGATAAGCCGGACCCAGGGAAAGAGTGCAAAG TCGTCCGGGCGCCGCGCCAGTATGAAGAAATAGACAAGGATTTTGAACAAGATAAAGCCAATGCCAAAGAATCTAACAATTCAAGGTTGTCCCAAAAG CAGCAGCCCGGAGACTTAAACTACGTGGATGTTGAATTCACGAAGccgaaaaagaagaagaaaagcaAGAAAGACAAGGAGAGCAGTGAAACTAGTGATGTTCCACAACCCTCTGTTGAATACAGTGAAGTGATTGTTCAAAACTCCAAACCTTCCTTAAAAGGATGA
- the LOC105330607 gene encoding uncharacterized protein isoform X11, with product MTFWAKLKSRVGFGEGSKKKSNKEDANDTQDARWSVGERKHPYEECNPSENDDDKPDPGKECKVVRAPRQYEEIDKDFEQDKANAKESNNSSSSPET from the exons ATGACATTTTGGGCTAAACTGAAATCGCGTGTAGGATTCGGCGAAG GTTCAAAGAAAAAGTCCAACAAAGAAGATGCCAATG ATACGCAAGACGCCAGGTGGTCGG TTGGAGAGAGGAAGCATCCTTATGAAGAATGTAACCCCAGTGAAAACGATGACGATAAGCCGGACCCAGGGAAAGAGTGCAAAG TCGTCCGGGCGCCGCGCCAGTATGAAGAAATAGACAAGGATTTTGAACAAGATAAAGCCAATGCCAAAGAATCTAACAATTCAAG CAGCAGCCCGGAGACTTAA
- the LOC105330607 gene encoding uncharacterized protein isoform X12, giving the protein MTFWAKLKSRVGFGEGSKKKSNKEDANDTQDARWSVGERKHPYEECNPSENDDDKPDPGKECKVVRAPRQYEEIDKDFEQDKANAKESNNSRFSPET; this is encoded by the exons ATGACATTTTGGGCTAAACTGAAATCGCGTGTAGGATTCGGCGAAG GTTCAAAGAAAAAGTCCAACAAAGAAGATGCCAATG ATACGCAAGACGCCAGGTGGTCGG TTGGAGAGAGGAAGCATCCTTATGAAGAATGTAACCCCAGTGAAAACGATGACGATAAGCCGGACCCAGGGAAAGAGTGCAAAG TCGTCCGGGCGCCGCGCCAGTATGAAGAAATAGACAAGGATTTTGAACAAGATAAAGCCAATGCCAAAGAATCTAACAATTCAAGGTT CAGCCCGGAGACTTAA
- the LOC105330607 gene encoding RNA polymerase-associated protein LEO1 isoform X3, which yields MTFWAKLKSRVGFGEGSKKKSNKEDANDTQDARWSVGERKHPYEECNPSENDDDKPDPGKECKVVRAPRQYEEIDKDFEQDKANAKESNNSRLSQKQPGDLNYVDVEFTKPKKKKKSKKDKESSETSDVPQPSVEYSEVIVQNSKPSLKG from the exons ATGACATTTTGGGCTAAACTGAAATCGCGTGTAGGATTCGGCGAAG GTTCAAAGAAAAAGTCCAACAAAGAAGATGCCAATG ATACGCAAGACGCCAGGTGGTCGG TTGGAGAGAGGAAGCATCCTTATGAAGAATGTAACCCCAGTGAAAACGATGACGATAAGCCGGACCCAGGGAAAGAGTGCAAAG TCGTCCGGGCGCCGCGCCAGTATGAAGAAATAGACAAGGATTTTGAACAAGATAAAGCCAATGCCAAAGAATCTAACAATTCAAGGTTGTCCCAAAAG CAGCCCGGAGACTTAAACTACGTGGATGTTGAATTCACGAAGccgaaaaagaagaagaaaagcaAGAAAGACAAGGAGAGCAGTGAAACTAGTGATGTTCCACAACCCTCTGTTGAATACAGTGAAGTGATTGTTCAAAACTCCAAACCTTCCTTAAAAGGATGA
- the LOC105330607 gene encoding cylicin-1 isoform X2, whose protein sequence is MLCCAKFNGCFGSKKGSKKKSNKEDANDTQDARWSVGERKHPYEECNPSENDDDKPDPGKECKVVRAPRQYEEIDKDFEQDKANAKESNNSRLSQKQQPGDLNYVDVEFTKPKKKKKSKKDKESSETSDVPQPSVEYSEVIVQNSKPSLKG, encoded by the exons ATGTTGTGCTGTGCAAAATTTAACGGATGTTTTGGTTCGAAAAAAG GTTCAAAGAAAAAGTCCAACAAAGAAGATGCCAATG ATACGCAAGACGCCAGGTGGTCGG TTGGAGAGAGGAAGCATCCTTATGAAGAATGTAACCCCAGTGAAAACGATGACGATAAGCCGGACCCAGGGAAAGAGTGCAAAG TCGTCCGGGCGCCGCGCCAGTATGAAGAAATAGACAAGGATTTTGAACAAGATAAAGCCAATGCCAAAGAATCTAACAATTCAAGGTTGTCCCAAAAG CAGCAGCCCGGAGACTTAAACTACGTGGATGTTGAATTCACGAAGccgaaaaagaagaagaaaagcaAGAAAGACAAGGAGAGCAGTGAAACTAGTGATGTTCCACAACCCTCTGTTGAATACAGTGAAGTGATTGTTCAAAACTCCAAACCTTCCTTAAAAGGATGA
- the LOC105330607 gene encoding uncharacterized protein isoform X9 has product MGGSGSKKKSNKEDANVGERKHPYEECNPSENDDDKPDPGKECKVVRAPRQYEEIDKDFEQDKANAKESNNSRLSQKQQPGDLNYVDVEFTKPKKKKKSKKDKESSETSDVPQPSVEYSEVIVQNSKPSLKG; this is encoded by the exons ATGGGAGGATCGG GTTCAAAGAAAAAGTCCAACAAAGAAGATGCCAATG TTGGAGAGAGGAAGCATCCTTATGAAGAATGTAACCCCAGTGAAAACGATGACGATAAGCCGGACCCAGGGAAAGAGTGCAAAG TCGTCCGGGCGCCGCGCCAGTATGAAGAAATAGACAAGGATTTTGAACAAGATAAAGCCAATGCCAAAGAATCTAACAATTCAAGGTTGTCCCAAAAG CAGCAGCCCGGAGACTTAAACTACGTGGATGTTGAATTCACGAAGccgaaaaagaagaagaaaagcaAGAAAGACAAGGAGAGCAGTGAAACTAGTGATGTTCCACAACCCTCTGTTGAATACAGTGAAGTGATTGTTCAAAACTCCAAACCTTCCTTAAAAGGATGA